In a single window of the Caldisericia bacterium genome:
- the ftsZ gene encoding cell division protein FtsZ produces the protein MGNAYDPWQETKPIIKVVGVGGAGTNAVNRMIERDVKNVEFIAINTDVQVLKLSKAHRLVQIGPKTTKGLGAGSDPELGAQAANESREEIKDALLGADLVFITAGMGKGTGTGASPIVAEIAKEIGALTIGVVTKPFTFEGRKRMMTAEEGVEQLKEKVDTLIVISNNRLLEITSSKTSLLDSFSLADEALRQGVQGISDLLTQPGIINVDFNDISKIMRGAGNAWLGVGMGSGDKRAEQAAKNAITSPLLEISLSGAKGLVVNIAGNKNISLHEVKRAMGVISNSVDPEANIIFGVTIDEELGDQMKIIVIATNFQPKYKREAMLEGLESDILTPDDLKIPPFLRRKRRTEEE, from the coding sequence GAAACAAAACCTATAATAAAGGTTGTGGGTGTTGGTGGAGCAGGCACCAATGCTGTGAATAGAATGATTGAGAGGGATGTTAAAAATGTGGAGTTTATAGCTATAAACACTGATGTTCAGGTGCTCAAACTCTCAAAGGCACACAGACTCGTACAGATTGGACCAAAAACAACTAAAGGTCTTGGTGCAGGTTCTGATCCTGAGCTTGGAGCACAAGCTGCCAATGAGAGTAGAGAGGAGATAAAGGATGCCCTTCTTGGAGCAGATCTTGTATTTATAACTGCCGGAATGGGCAAGGGAACTGGAACAGGAGCATCTCCAATTGTAGCAGAAATAGCAAAAGAAATAGGTGCTTTAACAATTGGTGTTGTTACAAAACCTTTTACATTTGAAGGTAGAAAAAGAATGATGACAGCAGAGGAAGGTGTTGAGCAGTTAAAAGAAAAGGTGGATACGCTAATCGTTATCTCTAACAATAGACTCCTTGAAATAACCTCTTCAAAGACGAGCCTGCTGGATTCCTTCTCTCTTGCAGATGAGGCGCTAAGACAGGGAGTTCAGGGAATATCAGATCTCCTTACACAGCCAGGAATAATAAATGTTGATTTCAACGATATATCTAAAATAATGAGAGGGGCAGGAAATGCATGGCTTGGTGTTGGTATGGGTTCTGGAGATAAAAGGGCAGAGCAGGCAGCAAAGAACGCTATAACCAGTCCACTTCTTGAGATATCATTGTCTGGAGCAAAGGGTCTTGTGGTGAACATAGCAGGGAACAAAAACATATCCCTACACGAAGTTAAAAGAGCTATGGGCGTTATTTCAAACTCCGTTGATCCAGAGGCGAATATAATCTTTGGAGTTACCATAGATGAAGAGCTTGGAGACCAGATGAAGATAATAGTAATTGCTACGAACTTCCAGCCGAAGTATAAAAGGGAAGCAATGCTTGAAGGTCTTGAATCAGACATTTTAACTCCTGATGATCTAAAAATTCCACCTTTTCTTAGAAGAAAGCGGAGGACTGAAGAAGAGTGA